From a single Paramormyrops kingsleyae isolate MSU_618 chromosome 14, PKINGS_0.4, whole genome shotgun sequence genomic region:
- the tmem251 gene encoding lysosomal enzyme trafficking factor: MMNFRQRMGWIGVGLYLLASVAGLFYVFEISQTYNRLTLERVESVASGPQPTDNSAVPHSSWVHVLKMHLLSFPFWLWVTLFLIPYLQVFLFLYSCTRADPRTVGYCILPVCLAVLCKRNKTFTKASNQISQLQLIDT; the protein is encoded by the coding sequence ATGATGAACTTCCGCCAACGGATGGGATGGATTGGCGTGGGGCTGTACCTTTTGGCTAGTGTGGCAGGCCTTTTCTATGTCTTTGAGATCAGCCAGACCTACAACCGACTGACACTGGAACGTGTAGAATCTGTGGCTTCTGGGCCACAGCCCACCGACAACTCTGCTGTCCCTCATTCCTCGTGGGTGCACGTTCTGAAGATGCACCTCCTGTCCTTCCCCTTTTGGCTGTGGGTCACCCTCTTCCTCATCCCTTATCTTCAAGTATTCCTCTTTCTCTACTCTTGCACCCGTGCGGACCCCAGGACTGTGGGCTATTGTATTCTGCCCGTCTGCCTGGCTGTACTCTGCAAGCGGAACAAAACCTTTACCAAGGCATCCAATCAGATCAGCCAGCTGCAGCTGATTGACACTTAA
- the LOC111838837 gene encoding putative E3 ubiquitin-protein ligase UBR7: protein MALNGEEESTVSLVDVLEEDDELEDIAYAVLGASDPDKCSYPQGYVKRQALYACSTCTPKGAEPAGICLACSYKCHEGHDLFELYTKRNFRCDCGNAKFEGLECKLFPEKDKVNPNNKYNHNFFGLYCTCDRPYPDPEDQVPDEMIQCIVCEDWFHGRHLGCTLAECVELQEMVCEVCMNKAPFLWNYADHIAEPPVTKVSPSKEEMEVKVDDSDDKKTEESAGPDPSTSSSLLEKVPTDRLSGCKRTHEQMVELPCTAAEQCKLERMKAQGVCRPRAGAVFWPYVWRSQLCTCISCKRAYVANGVPFLLDESDTVLAYENRGRSERGASDPLLTALNALNHVQQLEVIYEFNDMKAELKDYLQRFVEEGKVVAPEDIQQFFEELQSRKRRRTNVSQYYCS from the exons ATGGCGCTGAACGGCGAGGAGGAAAGCACGGTTTCTCTTGTAGACGTTTTGGAAGAAGACGATGAGTTAGAGGACATAGCCTACGCGGTGCTAGGCGCCAGCGATCCGGACAAATGCTCATATCCGCAG GGGTATGTGAAGAGACAGGCGCTCTACGCCTGCAGCACCTGCACCCCAAAGGGTGCCGAGCCGGCGGGGATCTGCCTCGCCTGTTCATACAAATGTCATGAAGGACATGATCTCTTCGAGTTATACACTAAAAG AAATTTTCGCTGTGACTGTGGCAATGCGAAGTTTGAGGGATTGGAATGTAAACTCTTCCCA GAAAAGGACAAAGTGAACCCCAACAACAAATACAACCACAATTTCTTCGGCTTGTACTGTACCTGTGACAGACCGTATCCAGACCCAGAGGACCAG GTTCCAGATGAGATGATTCAGTGCATTGTTTGTGAAGACTGGTTCCATGGACGG CACTTGGGCTGCACGCTGGCAGAGTGTGTGGAGCTGCAGGAGATGGTGTGTGAGGTCTGTATGAACAAAGCCCCCTTCTTATGGAACTACGCTGATCACATTGCAG AGCCTCCGGTTACCAAAGTGAGCCCGTCCAAGGAAGAGATGGAGGTAAAGGTTGACGACTCGGATGATAAGAAGACAGAGGAGTCTGCAGGACCAGACCCATCCACCAGTAGCAGCCTGTTAGAAAAG GTGCCGACAGACCGGCTGTCCGGGTGCAAGAGGACGCACGAGCAGATGGTGGAACTCCCCTGCACCGCGGCAGAGCAGTGCAAGCTAGAGAGGATGAAGGCCCAGGGCGTGTGCAGACCCAGGGCGGGGGCGGTCTTCTGGCCCTATGTGTGGCGCAGCCAGCTGTGCACCTGCATCAGCTGCAAG CGTGCCTATGTGGCGAACGGCGTGCCCTTCCTGCTGGATGAGTCCGACACTGTCCTAGCTTACGAGAACAGGGGAAGATCAGAGCGGGGGGCAAGTGACCCGCTGCTGACGGCTCTCAACGCGCTCAACCACGTCCAGCAGCTGGAGGTCATCTACG AATTCAATGACATGAAGGCAGAGTTGAAGGACTACCTGCAGAGGTTTGTGGAAGAAGGAAAG GTGGTGGCGCCGGAGGACATCCAGCAGTTCTTTGAGGAGCTGCAGAGCCGGAAACGGCGCCGGACCAACGTTAGCCAGTATTACTGCAGCTGA